Genomic segment of Arthrobacter antioxidans:
CCAGTCCTCGGCCGCCGCGGGTGTCTTCCCGAACCGGATGTGTCGCGCGACGAGGCGCTGCCGACGCAGCCCGGGCTCGACGTCGACGAACCAGACCTGGTCGAGGTGGCTCCTGGCATCCCGCCAACCCGGCGCGTCGAGCAGCAGGTAGTTGCCCTCGGTGATGAGCAGGCAGGACGCCGGCGCCACCGGCAGGGCATTGGCGAGCGGCTGTTCGAGTCCGCGCTCGAACGCCGGCGCGTAGACGGTGTGGTCGGGATCGCCCGCCAGACGAGCCAGCAGGGCGGCATAGCCGTGGGCGTCGAAGGTCTCGGGAGCGCCCTTGCGGTCCAGCAGGCCGAGGCCGATCAGGGCCTGGTCCGCCAGATGGAACCCGTCCAGGGGGACCAGGGCATGGTGCTCGGGGTCGAGCCCGGCGAGGGCCTCGGCGATGGTGGACTTCCCCGCACCGGGGGCCCCGCGATCCCGAGCAGGGTCCTCCGGCCGGGGACGGGGCCGGGCAGAAGTGCCTCCAGCTCGCCGATCGTGCTGACACTCGTCATCGCCGCGGATCCTCCTCCTGCGCCGGCCGCTCGGCCGGCGCGTCCCCGCGTCCATCATGCCGCCCCTGTGCCCCGCCCGGGCAGTACCGCTAGCCGGCGGGGCGCAGGGACGTGAGCATCGTCCTGATCTGCTGGTACTCCTCCGTCTCCATGTAGGCCTGCGGCGTGTCGATGTGCATCGGTTTGCCGGGGTAGATCTCGTACGGGTCGTAGACGCCGCCGAACGCAGCCCCGGAGGGCGGCCACGTGAAGAAATGGGCGATGGGGCAGGCTGTCGTCCCCTCCGGGAGGGGCCCGGACGTGATGCCGTAGGCCAGGGTCGACGCCGCCACGGGGTCGGTCACCGCGGGGTCCGTACGGCCTTCGAAGACGAACATCGGGATCCCCGAGGCCTGGGTCAGGGCCGGCAGCGGCTCGGAATCCAGGAGCGAGTACGGAACCTTCGCCGGACACACGGCCCCGGTGACCAGGTCCGTCCGCAGGGACGCGAGCCGCCGGCCGGCGTCATCCTCGACGGCGACGGCCACGCCCTCCGGCGGGGCCGGGGTGGAGACGACGACGGTCCAGTCCCCGGGGTGGTCGAAGGACAGGCCTCCGTCCGGGGTCGTGTAGGTGGCCCATCCAGGGTCGGCGTCGGGCGGGGCGGTGGACGGGGATCCGGACGGCGGGTCCGTGGACGCTGGAGTGGCGGCGGATGGGGTTCCGGGCGCCGAGGGGGCGTCCTGGGTCCCCGCGGTGTCGGCATCGGCGCCGGCCTCGGGAGGGGCACAGGAGGAGAGGAGGAGAGCGAGGCACACTGCCCCGGAGGACAGCAGCGCGGCGGCTGGACGACCCATGGTTACTCCTTCGTAGCGCGGGTGGATCGCTCCATGATGGTGCTGTCCGGGCGCCCGGTCAGCACCCTGCCCGGATCGTTATCAAGGCTGCGGGATCGTTGCCGATCCGTGTGCGTTTCGTGATGCGGCGCCGGCAGGATCCACGAGACCGTGCCGCAGAAGCACTGGACCGGCCGCGCGGCCGGTGCCATGGTTGGTCCATGGTCAGCGAAGACGATGTGCGTTCTGCCTGCCTTGCCCTGCCCGGGACCTCGGAGCGGCTGAGCTGGAGCCGGCCCGCCTGGTTCGCCCGGACCCTTTTCGCGCGCATGTGGGACGACACGGTCCTGACGGTCAAGACCGAGGAACGGGACGCGCTGCTGGCCTCCCAGCCGGGCGCCTTCTTCGTCCATCCGCACCATGAGCAGTACGAGTCGCTCGTGCTCGTGCGGCTCGGCCGCATCGACCTCGAGGAACTGACCGAGCTCGTCGACGAGTCCTACCGGATCGCCAACAGCACCGCCTCCAGGCGCTAGGGCGGGTGTCCTCCCGGACGGAGGGGCGCCGTCAGCCGGCCTGCTGCCGCAGGTGCGTCGGCAGGACACTGCCCGGGGCGCGGCTGCGGATCAGCAACAGGTTCCGGGCGTGGTCGTGGAGCCGCCGGTCCTCCTCGGACCTCGGCACCCAGGGCGGCACCGGCAGCGCGGTGCCCTCGTCGTCGCGCGCCACCATGACCGTGAGGCACGTGGTGGTGAGCTCCATGTCGCGGGACCTCGGGCTTCCGGAGCGGACGTGTACCGCGATGTGCATGCCCTTGGTGCCCGTGTAGACGAGCCGCGCCTCCACCTCGACGACGTCGCCGATGTGCAGGGGCTTCAGGAACCGGACACCGCCGGAGAACACGGCCACGGTGTCCCGCCCGCAGTACCGCGTGGAGCAGACGTAGGCGGCCTCGTCGATCCAGTCCATCACCGTGCCGCCGTGCACCTTCCCGCCCCAGTTGACGTCGGTGGGCGCCGCGAGGAACCGGAGGACCGTCCGCTCCGCCGTGCTGCCGTCGGTATATTCCTGGCGGCGCATCTCTTCGACGATCTCCTTGCGGACCTCGATGCGCGCGATCGCGTGGTCGCTCTCCAGACGCTCGGCCTCCGTCCGCGGTTCGAAGGGCGGCACCGGGACGGGCCTGCCCTCCGGCCCGACCGCCACGAAGATGACGAGGCACTCACTGCGCTTCCCGCCGCCGTCCCCGGTCACGGATCCGGAGGAGACCCGCGTGCGGATGTGCATGGAGGACGTACCGGTGTGGACGATCGTGGCCTCCACCTCCACGAGGTCGCCGACCAGCACGGGGTCGGCGAAGTGGATGTTCCCCACATAGGCGGTCACGCAGTAGGTCTTCGCCCACCCGACGGCGGCGGCGTAGGCGGCCTTGTCCACCCACTCCAGTACGGTGCCGGCGTCCACCGAGCCGCTGTGCCCGAGGTCGGTGGGGGAGGCGAGAAAGCGGAGGGTGACCGAATTCGACGGCGGGTCGGCGGGATGGGGCGTGGGTTCCATGCCCCAGTATCCCCATGCGCGGAGCGCCGCGGGTAGAGCGGGCACTCCGGCGCGTCACACCCCGAGGTCGACGACGGTCACCCCGCCCGTGGAGGTGTCGTCGGCCATCGCGACCAGGGCGTCGGGGACGTCGTCGAGGGCGATCCTGCGTTCGATGAGATCCTGTGGGCGCAGCCGGTCGGCGGCCACGAGGTCCAGCAGGCCCGGGTAGTCGTGGGCCGGCATGCCATGGCTGCCGAGGACGGCGAGCTCCTTCCCGATCACGGCACCCATCGGGATCACGGGGTCCGCGGGGAACAGTCCGACCTGCACGTGGCGGCCCCTCGGGCGCAGCGACAGGATGCCCACCGCGGCGGTCTCCTCGCGGCCGAGGGCGTCGACGGACACGTCCACGCCCGAGGGCGCGGCGTCCCGGACGGCGTCGAGGACGGCGGCCCGGGAGAGCCCTGCCGAATGGACGGCGCCCACGGCGCCGAAGCGGGTGGCGCGCGCCAGGGCGTTCCCGTCGATGTCCACGCCGATCACGCGCGCACCCAGCGCCACGCCGATCATGACGGCGCTCAGACCCACGCCGCCGCAACCGACCACGAGGAGGGTCTCGCCGGCGGCCAGGCGCGCCTGGTGCACGAGGCCGCGGTACGACGTCGCGAAGCGGCAGCCGAGGAGGGCGGCGGCGCCGGCGTCGAGGGAATCGCGGACGGCGACGAGGTTCGTGTCGGCGTCGTGCAGGGCCACGAGGTCCGCGAAGGAGCCCCAGTGCGTGAAGCCCGGCTGCGTCTGGTCGCGGCACACCTGGCCGTTGCCGGAGACGCATTCGGGGCAGCGCCCGCAGGCGCACACGAACGGCGTCGTGACGCGCTCGCCGACCGAGAAGCGCCGGACGTCCCCGCCCACCGCCGCGATGGTGCCCACGAGTTCGTGGCCCGGCACGTGCGGGAGGCTGATGCCGTCGTCGTGCCCCAGCCAGCCGTGCACGTCGCTGCGGCACAGGCCGGTGGCCTCGACGCGGACGACGACGCCGCGCGGCGACGGAAGGGGTTCGGGGACGTCCCGGAGGACGGGACGGGCGGAGAACTCATCGAAGCAGACGGCACGCATCGCACCATTCTGCCCCGCACCGGTGCTGCCCGCGCAGCCGGCGCGGGCCCGGTGCGCCATGCCGGCCCCGACGGGCGTGGCGGCGCGACGGACCCGCGGGGTCAGTCCGCGCGCAGCCGGTGCCGTTCCCGGCGGTCCTTGACGGTGTCCGTCGCAAGGCTCAGGGCCAGGCCCACCGCGACGATCACGATCATCGTGAAGGGGAGGACGTCGAGGCCGACGCCGTCCAGCAGGAGCCCGCCGAGAAGGGCGCCACCGCCGATGCCGATGTTGAACGCCGTCGTCTGCAGGGCGGCCGAGAGGTCGCGCGTGCGGAAGGACGCGGTGCGCAGCATGCGGGTCTGCAGCAGCGCGGGGATCCCACCGAACGCGGCACCCCACACGATGACGCCGATGAGCACCACCACGGTGTTGGAGGTCGCGAGGGCGAGGGTGAGGACGGCGGCCATGACCATCAGGACGACCCCGACGAACGCCTTCCGGGGGAAGCGGTCCGCGGCGTAGCCGGCGCCGATGAGGCCGATGATGCCCGCGCCGCCGTAGAGGAACAGGACGAGGGCCACCGATCCGGGCTCGAAGGCCGAGACGTCGGTCAGCCAGGCCGCGATGTAGGTGTAGAAGGTGTTCTGGCCGGTCAGCAGGATCAGGATGACCGTGCACAGCAGGATGACGGCGCGGAAACTCGGGTCGCGGCGCAGCGGGACGCGCTCCTCGCCCGCCTTCCGCTCCACGTGGTGGTTGACGGGCGGCAGGAACTTCACGATCACCAGGGCGAGCAGGGCCACGACCACGCCGATGATGGCGAAGGCCGCCCGCCAGCCGAGCGCGTTCCCGATCGCGGTGCCCACCGGGACGCCGAGGACGAACGCGGCCGTGCCGCCGCCCGCGGTGATGGCAACCGCCTTGCCGAGCTGGTGCGCCGGGACGAGGTGCGCGGAGTAGGCGGCGACCACGGCCCAGAACAGGCCGTGCGCCAGACCGCCGAGGATGCGCGCGGCCACGAGCACGCCGTAGGTGGGGGCGATCGCCGCGAGCACGTTCGCGACCGCGATCACCAGCAGGACGACGACGATCAGGGACTTGCGGGAGAACCGCTGCGTCACGGCGGCCAGGGGCGTGGTGGCGACGACGACCGTCCCGGCGAAGATGGTCACGAGATAGCCCGCGGTCGAGATCCCGACGTCGAGGTCCCGGGCCATGGCCGGCAGGAGGCCGGTGGGCAGGAACTCGCTCGTGACGGAGACGAAGATCGCCCCGGCGAGGGACAGCAGCCCGATGTAGGGGAACGGCGCGGTGGTGGACACCTTCGCGGAGGAAACAGACAAGGGGTACCAATCGTGTGATTTCCGGCGGTCATTGCCCGGGTGCACCGTTGAAGACCGGGAGGCATGCAGAGATCGGGCCCCATGCGTGGCGCGACTCCTGCGGCAACGCCGGCGCCACGCGGAGCATTCCCGGAACGGCCCTCCGTGCCGTCAGGCCGACGTGCGGCCTAGTGACCGCCGTTGGCGCTGACGGCGCCGCCGCCGTCCTCGTCGTCCTCGTCGTGCTGGGGGACCAGGCTGAGTGCGGGGCCGGCGTCGCGACCGTCGAGCTCGTCCGCGATCTCGTCCTTGCGAGCCGCCGTCTCGGGGTCGACCTCGCCCTCCGTCGCGAACTCGTGGTCGACCTCCCGGTGGACCTTGCTGTTGAGGACTTCGACATCCTCGTTCTTCAGCCCGCCGAGGTCCTCGGGGAACGGCTCGTCGGGGGAGATCCTGCTCTTCATGGCCATCCAATCTGCCCGCCGTGGACTGGACGGCGACCGTCCGAATCTTAAGGTCTGGCAGGGGGTGGCAACAAGCAGGCGGCTTAGCGACCGCCCGGGCGAGCCAGTACGGACAACGCCCTGCGCCGGGCCGCCGTGATCGGCTGTGCCCCCACGATCCGCCTCGTCGAGGGCGTGAACCGCTGGTACCTCGCCACGGGCAGGACCATCTTCCAGGGCCGGCGCACGCCGGCGCTGTTTCGATGCTCACGGGCCTCGGCATGAACGAGTTGCTCCGCGCGATCAGCGGGGCCTGACCCCCGGGGACCGCGGCGTGCCAGACTGGGACCATGCTCGTAGCCTTCAGCGTCGCCCCGTCCGGAACCTCCGAGTTCTCCCGCGAGAACCCCGACGGGTCGGTGCACGATGCCGTCGCCGCCGCGGTCGCCGTCGTGCGTGAATCGGGCCTGCCGAACTCCACCGACTCGATGTTCACCACCATCGAGGGCGAGTGGGACGAGGTCATGGCCGTGATCAAGCACGCCGCCGAGGCGGCGGGGCGCTACGGGAGCCGCGTGTCCCTCGTGCTCAAGGCGGACATCCGCCCCGGCCGGACGGGAGAGCTGACCGGCAAGGTGGAGCGGCTCGAGGCGGCGCTCGCCGAACAGGAACAGTTCGAGGGCCACTCCTAGCTCGGCCGCACCGGGGCGCCGTCCGGTAGCCCCGGGCCACTAAGCTGACACGGTGACACAGCCCCTGCTGACGCTGCCCTACGTGATCCGGCAAGCCGGCCCCGACGACGCCGAGGCGTACGTCAGCACCCACGTCGCCGGCCTGCACGAGACGTACGAGCACATCATGCCCCCGGAGTACCACGCGTACTACGACGCCGAACTGCCCGCCCTGATCGGACGACGCCGGGAGGCCTTCGAGGAGGCGGCGCGGACGCCCGGCGGTGCGCGGAGCTGGCTGGCGTTCGACGACGACGGCGACCCGGTGGCCATCGCGACCTCCGGCCCGGGGCGCGACGAGGACCGCCCCGACTTCGAGCTGCACCATATCTACACGCTGCGGTCCACGCACGGCTCGGGCCTCGGGCAGCGACTCCTCGACACGGCCATCGGCACCCGGGCCGCGTATCTCTGGATCCTGGACGGCAACCCGCGGGCCGAGCGCTTCTACGTCCGCAACGGCTTCGCACCCGACGGCACGTCCATGCTCTGCGGACCCACCTGGCACCACCGGCCCATGTTCCGCATGCACCGCCCCGACCACGAGTGAGAAGGCCTTCGACCATGGCGAAACCGGCAGGGCCGCGCCCCGAGATCGGCGAGTTCCCGATCGACACCGGGACGTGCGAGCTCGAGCCCGATCCGTACAGCCCGAACGGCTGGGTGCTGCGCGTCAACGGCGTCCCGAGCTCGCACATCGACCTGGACGATCCGCTGCACCTGGACTTCGAGTACATGCACTGGATCGCCTCGCTCGTCGACTCCCGGTGGGCGGCGCAGGACCGTCTGCGGGTGCTGCATCTCGGGGGAGGGGCGTGCTCGATGGCGCGCCGCTTCGCCGCGAGCCATCCCCAGGCCCGGCAGGTCGTCGTCGAGCTCGACGGGCGGCTCGCGGAGCTCGTCCGGACGTGGTTCGACCTGCCGCGCGCACCCCTGGTGCGGATCCGGGTCGGGGAGGCCCGCGCCGTGACGGAATCCCTCAGCGAGGACAGCCGGGATCTCGTCATCCGGGACGTCTTCGCGGGGGCTGTCACGCCGGCGCCACTGACGACGTCGGAGTTCACCCGCGCGGCCAAGCGCGTGCTCGCGGCCGACGGCGTGTACCTCGTCAACTGCGGCGACAGCCCCAACCTGGCGATGGCCCGGCGCGAGGCCGCGACGATCGCCGCAGAATTCAGGCACACCGCCATCATCGCCGACCCGGCGATGCTCAAGGGCAGGCGCTACGGCAACGTGATCATCGCCGGCAGCGACGCCCCCCTGGCCGAGGACCCCGGACTGGCCCGTGAACTGCTCGGCGGGGGAGTGCCCGCGCACCTCTGGCAGGACGCCCGCGTGAGGACCTTCGCCGCGAACGCGCAGCTCCTCACGGACTGAGCGCGGGCACGACGACGACCGCGCCCGCGCCGTCAGCCGCGGCCCAGGAGCTGCGGCTCCATGGCCGCGGTCGCGTGCCTCAGGGCGTCGACGACGGCGGCGATCGCCGGCTGGCGCAGCGCGTCCGCCCGCACCACGAGCCAGTAGTCGAGCTCCTCCGCGACGTCGTCGGGGAGCAGCCGCACGAGGTCGGAGTGACGGTCGGCCATGAAGCAGGGCAGCAGGCCGAGCCCCGCGCCGGCCCGGGTGGCCTCCACGTGGACGAAGACGTTGGTCGAACTCAGGGCGTCGCGCATGGTGGGCAGGAGCCGCCGGGGTGCGTCGAGGCTGTCCACCTGCAGCATCGCGTCGATGAAATACACGAGCTGATGGTCCGCGGCCTCCTCGAGCGTGGCCGGCGCGCCGTGCGCTCCGAGGTACTCCCTGGACGCATACAGCCCGAGGACGTAGGTGCCCAGCCGTTCCGCCTCCGCGCGGTGTACCTGCGGTTCGCCGACCACCACCTCGAAGTCGAGGCCCGTCCGGGTCTGCGAGGCGCGGCGCGTCGCGGTGACGATCTCGATGCGCAGCAGGGGGTTGGCGGCCCGGAGCCGGGCGAAGGCGGGAGCGGCGATGAACGCGCTGAACCCGTCCGTGGCACTCATCCGCACCACGCCCGAGAGCGCACCGTCGTCATCGCCCAGCCGGGCGACGGCCTCGGCCACGGCGGCTGCCGCGTCCGCCGCGCGACGGCCCAGGTCGGTCAGTTCCCATCCGCCGCTGCCGCGCGAGAGCACCCGCCCGCCGAGCGCCTTCTCCAGGGCCGCGATCCGCCGGGACACCGTGGTGTGGTTCAGTCCCAGCGACTCACCGGCCGTGGTGAAGCGCCCGCTCTGGGCGACGGCCAGCAACACCACGAGATCCTGGGCATTGGGGTCGGACATATCTGCAGTATTGCAGAGCTGCGGTGCCGATCTGGTCATTGGCTGCCCGGAAAGCCGCAGGGATACTCGAGATGAACCAGCCAGGGCCCGATGCGGGCCCGCACCCGTGTCAGCGTCGACAAAGGAGATCCCATGAGCGTCAATCAGCGCTCCAGTACCCCGAACAACCAGCAAGACGACGGAACATCCGGCGAGACATCAGGCCTCAAGCGGATCGTCGGAGCCGCCATGGTGGGGACGGTGGTCGAGTGGTATGAGTTCTTCCTCTACGCCACGGCGGCGAGCCTGGTCTTCGGGACCTTCTTCTTCCCCAACGCCGGCTCCGAGCTCGACGGCATCATCGCGGCCTTCCTCACGTACGCCGTCGGCTTCGTGGCGCGGCCGCTCGGAGGGATCGTCTTCGGCCAGATCGGCGACAAGCTCGGACGCAAGCACACGCTCCAGGTCACCATCATCCTCGTCGGTGTCGCCACCTTCCTCATGGGGTGCCTCCCCGGGTTCAACACGATCGGCTACTGGGCTCCGGCGCTGCTGGTGATCCTGCGCTTCATCCAGGGCTTCGCCGTCGGCGGGGAGTGGGGCGGCGCCGTGCTCCTCGTCGCCGAGCACAGCCCCAACCGGTCCCGCGGGTTCTGGTCCAGCTGGCCGCAGGCAGCCGTCCCGGTGGGCAACCTCCTCGCGACGCTCGTCCTGCTGGGCATGAGCTGGATCCTGCCGCAGGACGAGTTCCTCAGCTGGGGCTGGCGCGTGGCCTTCTGGGCCTCCGCGATCATCGTGGTGATCGGCTACTACATCCGCACGCACGTCAGCGAGGCGCCGATCTTCCTCGAGGCTCGCGAGAAGATCGAATCCGAGAAGGCGGTCAGCTACGGCGTCCTCGAAGTGGTCAAGCGGTACCCCAAGGGGGTCCTCGGGGCCATGGGGCTGCGGTTCGCCGAGAACATCCTCTACTACATCATCGTCAGCTTCACGATCGTCTACCTCAAGACCGTGCACCAGTACGACACCTCGCAGCTCCTCCTGGCCCTCCTGATCGCACACGTCGTCCACTTCCTCGTCATCCCGCAGGTGGGCAGGCTCTCGGACGCCTTCGGCCGCAAGCCGGTCTACCTCGTCGGGGTGGTCCTCGGTGCCACGTGGGCGTTCTTCGCCTTCCCGATGTTCGACACCCTGAACCCCTTCCTGATCATCCTGGCGGTCACGATCGGCCTCGTCTTCCACGCCTTCATGTACGCCGGCCAGCCGGCCATCATGTCGGAGATGTTCCCCACGCGCATGCGCTACTCCGGCGTCTCCCTGGGCTACCAGGTGACCTCGATCCTCGCGGGGTCCCTCGCGCCGATCATCGCGACGGCCCTCCTGCAGGAATACGGCAGCTGGGTTCCCGTGGCCATCTATCTCGTGATCGCCTGCGGGATCACCCTCGTCGCGGTCCTGACCCTGAAGGAGACCCGCGGCGCCTCCCTGCGCGAGGTCGACGCCGAGGATGCGCGCCGCCACGGACTGGACGAGCAGCCCACAGGACAGGCCAAGCCATGAGCACGACGGCGGCCCAGCCGGCTCCGGCCCTGACGGCGGGTCCCCTGTCCGGCCGACGGGCACTGGTCACGGGCGGTGCGAGCGGCATCGGCGCGGCCTGCGCGCGGGTGCTCGCCGGACGCGGGGCGCACGTCGTGGTCGCGGACCGGGACGAGGCCGGTGCCGAAGACCTGGCCGCGGACCTCGGCGGCGATGCGTGGGCGGTGGACCTCCTCGACACAGGCGTCCTCGAGACGCTGACGCTCGAGACGGACATCCTCGTGAACAACGCCGGGATCCAGACCGTGAGCCCCCTCGAGGAGTTCGATCCCGAGGACTTCCGCCGCATCCAGCGGCTGATGGTCGAGGTGCCGTTCCTCCTCATCCGCGCCGCGCTCCCGGGGATGTACGCGCGCGGCTTCGGCCGGATCATCAACGTCTCCTCGGTCCACGGACTGCGGGCCTCGCCGTTCAAGGCCGCCTACGTTACGGCCAAGCACGGCCTCGAGGGGCTCTCCAAGGTCACCGCCCTCGAGGGCGGCGCCCACGGCGTCACGAGCAACTGCGTCAACCCGGGCTACGTCCGCACGCCGCTGGTCGAGCACCAGCTGGTGGACCAGGCCCGCGTGCACGGCATCAGCGAGGAGGAGGTCCTCGAGAAGATCATGCTCACCGAGGCCGCGATCAAGCGGCTCGTGGAACCGGAGGAGGTCGCCTCGCTCGTCGCGTGGCTGGCGGGCGACGACGCCGGGATGGTCACCGGGTCCTCCTACGTCATGGACGGTGGCTGGTCCGCCCGCTGACGCCCGACGCCGGGAGGCGACGACGGCGGTCCCCCGACCGCCGTCGTCCCCTCCGCCCGGTGGTAGCGCCCGCGCCCGGTGGTAGCGCCCGCCCGGTGGGGACTGTCCGGTGGGACTGCCCGGTCATGCCCATCGAGCGGGTGTGTTCAGTGGGGGTCCCCGACCACGTCACGGACCCGATCGGTCAGACGCCGAGGAGCTCCTCGATCGGCCCGATGCCGAAGAACACCACGAACGCCGCAGCCACGGCCCACATCAGCGGGTGCACCTCGCGGCCCCGGCCCTGGATGGCGCGGATCAGCACGAAGGCGATGAACCCCGCGCCGAGGCCGTTCGCGATCGAGTAGGTGAACGGCATCAGGGTGAAGGTGAGGAACGCCGGGATGGCGATGCCCCAGTCGTCGAAGTCGATGCG
This window contains:
- a CDS encoding 3-hydroxybutyrate dehydrogenase — encoded protein: MSTTAAQPAPALTAGPLSGRRALVTGGASGIGAACARVLAGRGAHVVVADRDEAGAEDLAADLGGDAWAVDLLDTGVLETLTLETDILVNNAGIQTVSPLEEFDPEDFRRIQRLMVEVPFLLIRAALPGMYARGFGRIINVSSVHGLRASPFKAAYVTAKHGLEGLSKVTALEGGAHGVTSNCVNPGYVRTPLVEHQLVDQARVHGISEEEVLEKIMLTEAAIKRLVEPEEVASLVAWLAGDDAGMVTGSSYVMDGGWSAR
- a CDS encoding spermidine synthase; translated protein: MAKPAGPRPEIGEFPIDTGTCELEPDPYSPNGWVLRVNGVPSSHIDLDDPLHLDFEYMHWIASLVDSRWAAQDRLRVLHLGGGACSMARRFAASHPQARQVVVELDGRLAELVRTWFDLPRAPLVRIRVGEARAVTESLSEDSRDLVIRDVFAGAVTPAPLTTSEFTRAAKRVLAADGVYLVNCGDSPNLAMARREAATIAAEFRHTAIIADPAMLKGRRYGNVIIAGSDAPLAEDPGLARELLGGGVPAHLWQDARVRTFAANAQLLTD
- a CDS encoding MFS transporter, with amino-acid sequence MSVNQRSSTPNNQQDDGTSGETSGLKRIVGAAMVGTVVEWYEFFLYATAASLVFGTFFFPNAGSELDGIIAAFLTYAVGFVARPLGGIVFGQIGDKLGRKHTLQVTIILVGVATFLMGCLPGFNTIGYWAPALLVILRFIQGFAVGGEWGGAVLLVAEHSPNRSRGFWSSWPQAAVPVGNLLATLVLLGMSWILPQDEFLSWGWRVAFWASAIIVVIGYYIRTHVSEAPIFLEAREKIESEKAVSYGVLEVVKRYPKGVLGAMGLRFAENILYYIIVSFTIVYLKTVHQYDTSQLLLALLIAHVVHFLVIPQVGRLSDAFGRKPVYLVGVVLGATWAFFAFPMFDTLNPFLIILAVTIGLVFHAFMYAGQPAIMSEMFPTRMRYSGVSLGYQVTSILAGSLAPIIATALLQEYGSWVPVAIYLVIACGITLVAVLTLKETRGASLREVDAEDARRHGLDEQPTGQAKP
- a CDS encoding MFS transporter, with the protein product MSVSSAKVSTTAPFPYIGLLSLAGAIFVSVTSEFLPTGLLPAMARDLDVGISTAGYLVTIFAGTVVVATTPLAAVTQRFSRKSLIVVVLLVIAVANVLAAIAPTYGVLVAARILGGLAHGLFWAVVAAYSAHLVPAHQLGKAVAITAGGGTAAFVLGVPVGTAIGNALGWRAAFAIIGVVVALLALVIVKFLPPVNHHVERKAGEERVPLRRDPSFRAVILLCTVILILLTGQNTFYTYIAAWLTDVSAFEPGSVALVLFLYGGAGIIGLIGAGYAADRFPRKAFVGVVLMVMAAVLTLALATSNTVVVLIGVIVWGAAFGGIPALLQTRMLRTASFRTRDLSAALQTTAFNIGIGGGALLGGLLLDGVGLDVLPFTMIVIVAVGLALSLATDTVKDRRERHRLRAD
- a CDS encoding alcohol dehydrogenase catalytic domain-containing protein — translated: MRAVCFDEFSARPVLRDVPEPLPSPRGVVVRVEATGLCRSDVHGWLGHDDGISLPHVPGHELVGTIAAVGGDVRRFSVGERVTTPFVCACGRCPECVSGNGQVCRDQTQPGFTHWGSFADLVALHDADTNLVAVRDSLDAGAAALLGCRFATSYRGLVHQARLAAGETLLVVGCGGVGLSAVMIGVALGARVIGVDIDGNALARATRFGAVGAVHSAGLSRAAVLDAVRDAAPSGVDVSVDALGREETAAVGILSLRPRGRHVQVGLFPADPVIPMGAVIGKELAVLGSHGMPAHDYPGLLDLVAADRLRPQDLIERRIALDDVPDALVAMADDTSTGGVTVVDLGV
- a CDS encoding GNAT family N-acetyltransferase encodes the protein MTQPLLTLPYVIRQAGPDDAEAYVSTHVAGLHETYEHIMPPEYHAYYDAELPALIGRRREAFEEAARTPGGARSWLAFDDDGDPVAIATSGPGRDEDRPDFELHHIYTLRSTHGSGLGQRLLDTAIGTRAAYLWILDGNPRAERFYVRNGFAPDGTSMLCGPTWHHRPMFRMHRPDHE
- a CDS encoding MmcQ/YjbR family DNA-binding protein, with the translated sequence MVSEDDVRSACLALPGTSERLSWSRPAWFARTLFARMWDDTVLTVKTEERDALLASQPGAFFVHPHHEQYESLVLVRLGRIDLEELTELVDESYRIANSTASRR
- a CDS encoding thiamine-binding protein, producing MLVAFSVAPSGTSEFSRENPDGSVHDAVAAAVAVVRESGLPNSTDSMFTTIEGEWDEVMAVIKHAAEAAGRYGSRVSLVLKADIRPGRTGELTGKVERLEAALAEQEQFEGHS
- a CDS encoding nucleoside/nucleotide kinase family protein, whose protein sequence is MMDAGTRRPSGRRRRRIRGDDECQHDRRAGGTSARPRPRPEDPARDRGAPGAGKSTIAEALAGLDPEHHALVPLDGFHLADQALIGLGLLDRKGAPETFDAHGYAALLARLAGDPDHTVYAPAFERGLEQPLANALPVAPASCLLITEGNYLLLDAPGWRDARSHLDQVWFVDVEPGLRRQRLVARHIRFGKTPAAAEDWVRRVDEPNAARVAATRDRADRILDLSGWRVG
- a CDS encoding LysR family transcriptional regulator: MSDPNAQDLVVLLAVAQSGRFTTAGESLGLNHTTVSRRIAALEKALGGRVLSRGSGGWELTDLGRRAADAAAAVAEAVARLGDDDGALSGVVRMSATDGFSAFIAAPAFARLRAANPLLRIEIVTATRRASQTRTGLDFEVVVGEPQVHRAEAERLGTYVLGLYASREYLGAHGAPATLEEAADHQLVYFIDAMLQVDSLDAPRRLLPTMRDALSSTNVFVHVEATRAGAGLGLLPCFMADRHSDLVRLLPDDVAEELDYWLVVRADALRQPAIAAVVDALRHATAAMEPQLLGRG
- a CDS encoding acyl-CoA thioesterase, yielding MEPTPHPADPPSNSVTLRFLASPTDLGHSGSVDAGTVLEWVDKAAYAAAVGWAKTYCVTAYVGNIHFADPVLVGDLVEVEATIVHTGTSSMHIRTRVSSGSVTGDGGGKRSECLVIFVAVGPEGRPVPVPPFEPRTEAERLESDHAIARIEVRKEIVEEMRRQEYTDGSTAERTVLRFLAAPTDVNWGGKVHGGTVMDWIDEAAYVCSTRYCGRDTVAVFSGGVRFLKPLHIGDVVEVEARLVYTGTKGMHIAVHVRSGSPRSRDMELTTTCLTVMVARDDEGTALPVPPWVPRSEEDRRLHDHARNLLLIRSRAPGSVLPTHLRQQAG